The Trichocoleus sp. FACHB-46 nucleotide sequence TGTCGGATGCTGTCGGGCAGCTTGTCGGATAACTGTCATTTTTTGTCGGGCGTCGGATGTCGATCCTGCTGTGTCGGGCGTCGTGTCCCTTGTTGGTTCGTACACGACAGCCCTTTTTACCCCTCCCTGTCGGCTAGTCGAGCAATATCGGATACTCGACGAAGGTACCCTATTTCAAATAGAAAACATCGCCCTCACACTGCAAAACATTTAGCTTGGCAAGTTCATCCATGTAGCCACGAATCTTATCAGTCGAGACGTTCTTTAGTGCGGCTAATGAGGCTCTAGAAACATCTCGCGGCTTGAGTCTTTCACTTCGCTTTTGAAAGTAATCAATGATCGCTTGCAAATGAGGGGCGATCGCTTTTTGCTCCGGTTGTGAGTCTGAGGGCAGCTGCGGAGTAACGTTGAACTCCAAGGCAAGCAAGTTCTCCAGCTGCTGCCGAGTTTGGACGGGTGTCTCTGCCTGCTGCTGCGGCTCAACTGGTCTTGCTTGACTCGCACTCAACTCAGGGAGGCGATTGAGTACCCATTGCACAGGGTCAGGCTCTCCATAGCCGTTGGTCTCCGTTAGTATCCATGCTGGTAACGTCCATCTCTCTGGTTGCCCCTTGGGAAACTGGATCGTGTAGGAGCCTGACGGATGCGGACGGCCTCGCTTCTCAGGTCGAACTGCATGAGCGGTGATGAACACCCGCATGTTTTCTAGGGCATCCCTGACTCCTTCCAGCTTTAGCCCAGTCAAGGTGTCGTTTTGGGTGATGAAGCTGTAGCAGGCGCGAGACTTGTTCGCCTTGGCGATCGCCGCTGTCATCAATGGGTTGAGGTCCAGTTCTAGAATCTGGGCTACCTGGAAGATTTCATCAAGAGTGAAGGCCGTGCCCTCCAATTGCCCCTTCTTAGCCTCCGATGCCAGTTCCACAACGGTATCCAGGTAATCTCTGTACTTCGCCTCACCAATGGCTAGCCTGTCCCACTTAAGGGGTGGAAAGTCGTTGTCAGTGCTGGCATAGGACACCTTGAAACCTAGCCCTAGCCGACAGGCATTGACCAAGTTGATGATGGTTGTCTTGCCAGATTGACTCTCGCCATAGCTCCACAGAAAAGGCTCATCAATCAGCCGAACAATGGGGAAGCCGTCCCGCTCTAGGGCATCCATCAAGAGCTCTATCCGCTCCTCTAGGGTGCCGCTGCTCAGGTTCAGCGCTCCCTCAACCGGAGTATCAACTGGAGTGTCAGCAGGGCGATCGCCTGGGTTGTCTGGCCATTGAAGTGCTGTTGGTGCCGCTGCTTGGAGCGTGGTATCAGCAGGGGTAGCTTGTTCAGTATTAGCAGGTAAAAGCTCTGTTGCTGCCTGCAAGCCAGTATCAGTAGTAGGGAAAGCAGGGGCATCAGAGGCCGCGATCGCTTCCTCCAGTGTGGGCAGGGCGTGACGAATTGCCGCTTGGCGCAGGGTGTAACGGTAAGCTGCGAACCGTCGTTCCGCTGGGACTTGCTTGAGGAATGGCACCAGGCGATCGCCCGCTAGGACTAGTAACTGATACTCTGTCGCCTGGGCTGGAGGTAGGCAGCTCGACACGTCATCCGTTGGATCATCCGGTTGTACTTGGCGCGTATCGCTGTACTCCCCAGCTGCTGCAAACAGTTCAAACACTCCTTTCCGCAGGCAGGGAATGGGCAGCAGTTTCTTAGTTTTTTGGTAATCCGTCAGTACCATCCACGCATAGCCGCACACTCCAAAGCCACCCAGCACAGCAATCACAGGATTGGCACTGAGTACCAGCCCCACTACACCTAGCGCCGCGCTGAGCAGCTTCCCTGATTCCACATCTAAGCGGAACTCATGCGCCTCCTGTTCCAATTCAGTAATCCGGTTCTCAAATGCGTCCGCTATCTGGCCTTGAGTTAGCAGGACGCTAAAGCTTTCGTTGCAAGGGTTGTTCATCATGGTCACCTATAGAAAAACCCCAGCAGGAGCACTGCCGAGGCTAAACATCAACTCAGGCTTATTCGACTACTTCAACTTTGGGAGCCGCTGCCTCGCGGCCTTTGTCCAGGGCATCCAAGAACAGGGCGATCGCGCATTCCGCACCAAAGATACTCAGGGCAATCCAGGTTAGGTTGCGAAGCAGTTCTCCGATACCATCCGTTCCAAACAGGGGGAAATTGCTAAAGGAAACAATGAAGTCAATGGCATAGGCCAGCAGGCAAACAAACCCTTTCACCCGTAGGGATTTGGTGCCTGCCTGCTTCAGTTGCCGCCGCTTAAACTCGACCAAATCAACTGCATCAGGCCGCTTGTCGGGAACGGTGTAGTCCCTAACTGCCTCATACTCGCGCTGGGCTTGAGCTAGGCTAATATCGCGAAGCACGGTCGCTTGAATCGCCTGGATCACGGTGCTGAGAATGGATGCCACCCAAAACGTGGGACTTAGCAAGGCGGTGATGACTAGCAATGGGGCAGCATCATCTTGAATAAAAGGCTTGAGGATAAAGCTAGGGGCATCTGATACAGCCGCTTGCCAGTAACCCTCGCAACTCAAGCCGACAAAATAAAACACTGCGAGGCCAAATAGGATGGCACTGCCAGGGGGCTGAGTTAGCCACAACACCACTCTGATGGGTAGCGTCATTAGCCATGTAACCCAGTAAAGAATCCGGCTCACCACGGACCCTAAATCAATACTGCGATCGCGGCCTCGGCTGGGCTCAGCACTTCCGGGATGACGGCGACGATGTCTGCTGGAGTATTTGCTCGTACGTTCTGTAGTCATGGAGTTACTTCACAAGCTTGGTTATTGGTTTGGATGAAGTTGAATTGCCCGTTGAAGGCATAGCCAATGCAGCGGCGGTATTGGTCGTAGATGAGGGTTTTGCGGCTGGGGTCGGTGACATGCTGCCAGTCCACAACCGGGGGAACCTCGGACAAGGTGTAATCCCGGATGATGAGCGCTTCTACATTGGTGATTTGATTGCGCTCGTAAGCTTTGGCGATCGCTTTGGCTTGCTCAGCTTTGGTTTGCTCTAAGTCGGCTTGTGATTCAAGTTGAGCTTTTTGCTCCTGTACTTTTTGCCAGGACTGCTGTCGTAATGAGGCATCGGTGGCACTAAAGCTAGCAATGGCGACAAGCCCACCCAGGCTGGCAAAGCTGACTATCTTTCCAGAGGTGATATTCATAGGTTTTCAAGGCTTGACTAAGGCTGGCGATCTCACCACCAGCCATTGCGTAACTAGCGGGCCTGACTCAACTCAGGCAGTCCCAAGAGTTCACGAATTAGGAACAAGTCGGGGCCATCCTCCGATTCAAGCTCCCAATCTTCCATCTCAGAATTAGGAATCGTGAATGAAGCTTGGCGCGGGTAGCAGTGCAAGATGAACTCAAACTCGTTAGAGCAGTTCTCAGGGAAGTGCCCCCAGAACATCTCACCTGCATCCCAAAACGGCTTCCACGGGAAATCAAGTTCTGGGTCGATTTGCGGCGCTCCCGCCTGGGGCTGGAAGTGGAGCGAGAGTTCGAGATAATCCTCAGTCCCAAGGGCAGTGCGAGCACCTAACATCATCTCGAAATCGGGGTAAGCAGCCTTGGCTTGCTGATACCACTGCTGCAACTGCTGCTGACCAAAAATCAGGAGAACTAAGTTTCCCTCAACCTCAGCATTGGCAGAGTAAATCATCCATTGCAAAACCTCGAAACGCTGCTCTGGATGTAATCCCCCGTCGTTGTCTCGGATGATTCGGACATCCTCCAAATCCAGCACATCAGCATGACTGCCAATTCGGTAGAGGAGGTCATCGCGATCGCGCTGTGTCTTCGCCTGGTTAAAGCGGTCAATTCGTTCTTCGATATAGCTCCAAACCACCATGATTAGTGCCCTCCCCGTCGTGCATTGCCGTGGCGGAGCTGAGCAGTGAGAGCCTCGATTAGTCCCTCTGCTGCGTCAACATTGATGTCTTCAAGGATGGCGATCGCCTCGTCTAAGGCTTCGCTGGGTTCGTGCAGCGGAGTCTCTGTCACAACTGCATCGAGTGTCCACTCGTCCTCTACCTCTTTCAGGTAGAGATAGGTCGTCAGTAGCATCCGGAGGCCCAGCTTATCTTCGCGGCTGAGCTTCTCAAGCTGAGAGCCAAACTCCTCTACAAGCTCGTCAATCTCAGGAGTTTGAGCGTAGTAGGTCGTTGTCTTTGTCATGATGGGTATAGCTTCCTTATTGCATCAGTAGGGAGTGAGAGCCAGCCCTTGCCGTGGAAAGTCGGGGCTGGCTTTAGCTTTTTAACAGGGAAGATAAAGAGTCTCCGAATCCTCCAACTGTTGGAGGAGTTACCTGTGCCGGAGCAATTAGTGGTTGAGGCAAGTTACTGGCGGGCTGAAGCTGAGAACTACCAGCCGCGATCGCCTGCTGCCCACGCTTGATGGCGTTGACTGTGGGTTCGAGGTAAATCGTGAGCAACGTTTTGACAGCGATCCCGATAGTGTCGAAACCACCAAGTTCTTGAAACTCAGCTAATTGCTCAGATAGAGGAGTAGGAACCTTAAAGCGAACTTCTGACATTTACAGTGCTCCTCTAAGCAATCTTGAGTGAAGGAAGGCGACGATTTGGGCAATAGAGCAACCCTGCACAGTTCGCCATTTGACTGTGCGGCACAATTTGAAAATAAGGATTAGAGACAACTAAATCCTTGATCAAGGGAGCACTCCCGCCAGTAACCAAAACTTTGCCAATGCGGTGAAAGTAGCGCTGCCAGCGTGTGGTCAGCTCTCCCACAATCCCCTGGAACCACTGTTGCAAGTAATCTTGAAAGTAGTCCCCAAAGCTCACGCCCGTTTGACTGTAGTAGTGCGAACCAGAGGCGATCGCATCAAGCAAAACATCAATGCGAGCAACATCCCTAATTGCCGTAGTAAGGCGGGGGTCAGAAGCAATCATCGAAGCTAAGGCATAACTGCCCCCAGTGGCGAATACTAGTCGAGAATCGGGGATGACTTCGCCATCCTCATCGACCAGCGTGAGACAAGCGGTTTTACCACCAATATCCACAATTCCAGTGGCACTACCGCTAGCGATCAATCCGTGATGGAGGCAAAGCCAATAGCTACCAATTCCTTCAGGTTGAACGTCCACGGCTTCAATCAGCAGGTCAATTTCTCGCCCATTACGCTTAAATAAATGACGCCCCTGCA carries:
- a CDS encoding ParM/StbA family protein — translated: MTKAIDIGYRHVKACDHTGNPLILDSLIADIVGSTAPTPNRNSALIEYLESNNQVNSAFVGKRWLVGSSARNMANYKQAAISDKVDIALKLALPCFAPTADGKQIRVPVLYTSLPDPERNADEMVAALQGRHLFKRNGREIDLLIEAVDVQPEGIGSYWLCLHHGLIASGSATGIVDIGGKTACLTLVDEDGEVIPDSRLVFATGGSYALASMIASDPRLTTAIRDVARIDVLLDAIASGSHYYSQTGVSFGDYFQDYLQQWFQGIVGELTTRWQRYFHRIGKVLVTGGSAPLIKDLVVSNPYFQIVPHSQMANCAGLLYCPNRRLPSLKIA